In Geotalea uraniireducens, the genomic window CGCCGCAGCTCGCGGATGACCGCCTCGCGGATCAGCTCATCGGCGGCCCGGGCGACGAAACTCTTGACTGCCAGCCGATCCACCGGGGGGGTATCGATGATGGAAAGATCGCGGATCCCCATCAGTGACATGTAAAGCGTGCGCGGAATCGGGGTCGCGGTCAGGGTGAGGATGTCGACGACTGCCCGGTATTTCTTGAGCCGCTCCTTGTGGGTAACTCCGAAGCGTTGCTCTTCGTCGATGATCAGCAGGCCCAGATCCTTGAAGGTCACGTCGCTCTGCAGCAGGCGGTGCGTGCCGATGATGACGTCGATGGTCCCCTTCTTCACCTGCTCGAGGATGGCTTTCTGCTCCTTGGCGGTACGGAAGCGGGAGAGCATCTCAATGGTAACCGGATATGCGGCAAAGCGGGCCCTGAACGTTTCAAGATGCTGCTGGGCAAGGATGGTGGTGGGAACTAGCACTGCCACCTGCTTGCCATCCATTACCGCCTTGAATGCGCCACGCATCGCCACTTCGGTCTTGCCGTAGCCGACGTCGCCGCACACCAGGCGGTCCATCGGTTTCGGCGCGGTCATGTCGCCCAGCATGTCGCCAATGGCTGCCAGCTGATCCGAGGTTTCCTCGTAGGCAAAGGAGGCCTCGAATTCGCGGTAGAGCTCGTCGGGGAGGGAAAAGGCATGTCCTTCGTGAACATGCCGGGCAGCATAAATCTTCAACAGCTCTTCCGCCATTTCCTGGACCGCAATCCTTGCCCGTGCCTTGGACTTTTCCCAAGAAGTGCCGCCGAGCTTGTCTACCTTCGGTTCGAGACCTTCGGCGCCGACATAGCGTTGGACCAGGTTGAGCCGGTCAATCGGCAGATAGAGCTTGTCGGCGCCGGCGTACTCCAGCAGCAGGAAGTCGCTGGCGTAGGTGTCGAAGGAGAGATGTACCAAGCCGCGATAGATGCCGATGCCGTGGTCGAGGTGCACCATGTAGTCGCCTGGCTTCAACTCGGCCAGTGACGTCATCAGCTGCTTTTTGCGCAGCTCCGAGATGCCGCGGCGCTTCACCCGGCGACCGAACAGCTCCTCCTCGGTAACGACAATCAGTTTGCCGGCGGGAAGTCGGAACCCGCGGGAGATACCGCCGATGACGATCGCGATCTTGCCGTCGTCACGTTCCCGTTCTTCGGCGAAACTCCGCTCGGAAATGGCCAGCGGGATGGGGTAGTGGGCCAGCAGTTCGTAGAGACGCTGAGCCTGCCCGCGCTGGTGGCAGGCAATGATGAGCCGTTCCCGCTCGTTGAGCCAGGCGCTGAAACGTTCGACCAGCGGTTTCAGGACCCCCTCGCTGTCGGCCGACAGCCCTACTTTCAGGTCGGCATTATCTGCACTGGTTATCTCGATGCGTTCTTCGTTGCGGTCGGTTATTGTCAGCGCGAGATGGGGGATTGTGACGACCCGGCTTCTTTTGAGCTGGTCGTCAGTTTCCGCGGCAGCCAGAAAGAGGGTTGCCGGTTCCGGGAAAAGGTCGCCTCGGTCCTGCGCCCGGGCCGCCGCCGTCTCCAGTTCATTGTCGAAGTGTTGCTGGGCGGCGGTGATTGCCTCGGGGTCGATCAGTACCTTGACCGTGTCCGCCGCGTAGTCGAAAAGGGTTTCCAGCGTCGGCTGGAAAAGTGGCAGCAGGTACTCGACCCCGGCAGGGCATAGGCCGCTTTGTAACTGTTCCAGCAGTTCCCGGCGGGCAAGGGGGGATATCTCCAGGTCGTCGCAGCGCTGTTTCAGCCGCGGTGCCGCGGCTTGGATGACATCGGGGGAGAGGAGAAGTTCCCGCGAGGGGAGGAGCAAGAGTTCCTCTAACGGAATCAGAGAGCGCTGGCTGAGCGGGTCGAAGGTGCGAATCGTGTCGACGAAGTCCCCAAAAAATTCAATCCTGACCGGCTGGTCGAAGCCTGGCGGGAAAATATCGACAATCCCGCCGCGCACGGCAAATGTGCCGCGGTCCTCGACTAGGGGGACATGTAGGTACCCGAGGGTGACAAGCTTGGTCAGCAGCTCGTCGCGATTGCTTTCTTCCCCGGGCAGGAAATAGAGGGAACTTCGGTCGAACAAGGTCCGCGGCAATACCTTCTGGCGTAGCGCCTCCACTGTCGTGACAACCGCCGACGGGCGACGATCGAGCAGGCGGCGCAGCGTGTCGAGACGTTGGCCGGTTATGTCTGCATGGGGAGAGGCCTTTTCGAACGGGGCAGTGTCCCAGGCGGGAAAATACAGGATTTCGCCGACCGGGCCGGCGAAGAATTGCAGTTCGGCATGAATTTCGCCGGCCCGGTCGCTGTCGGGGGCGACTATCAGGAGGGTGCGCCGGGATTCGGCCTGCAGCCTCGCCAGCAGGTACGCGGCAGCCGAGCCTTTGAGCCCCGGAAGGGCCAGCCGGGCATTCTCGTCCTCAAGGGCGTTGGCCAGGCGGCGTATGAGTGTGGAGTCGGCAACAGTCATGAAGGTAATGGGTCAGGAAGGAAGCGCTGATCAGACATTAGTTGAAAGGATAGCAGAAATGGTGCGCTTAATCTACCGTTACGACATGGCGGCAGCCAACTGGCCAAGGGTGGAGATGGCGTTCTCGACCCGCTCGTCCCAATAGGCGGCATTGAGCCGGATGCAATTCCGATATTTGCCGGTAGCGGAAAAGATCGGCCCAGGGGCAATGGTGATCCCCGCCCGAAGCGCCTGCTCGTAAAGGAGCAGGGAATCGACGGTCGGCGGGCACTCTACCCAGAGCACAAATCCTCCTTCGGGACGGGTGACACGCGTTCCGGCAGGGAAGGTGCGGCCGACCGCTTCAGCCATCTGTACCATCTGCCGGGCATAAACCCGGCGAATCCGCCGGACATGGTGATCGTAACCGCCGTTGGCCAGGAATTCCGCCACAGCCAGTTGTGGCGGGGTGGAGGTGGCAATGTTGGTAATTCCCTTCAGCCGCTCGATCTCCGTTTGGAACCGACCCGGCGCTACCCAGCCTACCCGGTAGCCAGGGGCGAGTGTTTTTGAAAAGGATGAGCAGAGGAGTACCATTCCCGAGCGGTCGTAAGCCTTGGCCATGCGCGGGCGGTTGGGAGCGAAGCTGAGATCGCCGTAAATATCGTCCTCAATGAGGGGGATATCCCGTGCAACCAGCAGTTCGACCAGTTCTTTCTTGTACTCGTCCGGCATCAGGCTGCCGAGCGGATTGTTGAAATTGGCGATTACCATGCACGCCCGGATCGGATTGTGATCGAGAGCGTAGCGGAGAGCGTCGAGGCTCATCCCGTGCCGGGGGTGAGAGGGGATTTCCAGCGCGCGGAGGTCGAGCAGGTCGATTGCCTGGAGAAAATTGTAGTACACGGGCGATTCAACCGCTACGGTATCACCGGGTCGACAGATGGCGCGCAATGACAGAACGACGGCTTCAACACAGCCGGAGGTGGTTACCAACCGGTCCGGCGAGACAGCACAGCCGGCGGTTAGCATCCGTTGGGCAATCTGGACTCGCAGCTTTTCACAGCCGGGCGGAATTTCATAGGAAACGCTGGCAATTCCGTGGCGGCGCGACTCAGTGGCGAGCATCCGGTTGAGCCGTTCGACGGGGAGGAGTGCCGGGTTGGGAATGGCGGCGCCGAGCGGAACGAGATCGGGATTGCGAGTGTCGCGCAACACCAGCATTGCCAGTTCGCCAGTGCTGACCCCGGTCGGGCTGAGTTGCGGGGCAGAGATTCCCGGTTCGGGAGTAACGACCGGGAACCGGGCCCGAACGTAATATCCCGATTGGGGCCTGGCATCGATCAACCCCCGGTCTTCCAGGAGGGTGTACGCCTCCAGGACCGTGGTGAGACTTACCTGGAACTGACGGCTCAGAGTCCGAACCGACGGGATTTTGTCACCGGGGCGGAACGTGCCCTCAGTAATCGACTGGGCGATCCGCGATGCGACCGTCTCATAGAGAGGCGTTTTTGCAACTGTCGATGGCGAGGACATTCTCATGGAGTGAGTTTACCTCCGGGATGGGAATGGGAATAGATACAATTGAGCTGTTCTTGGTAGAGTACAGTTTATAAAAGTGGCAACTGTTATGGTAACAGAGTTGTTGGTGTGTATCTGTTATTATCCTGGAAAACCCCGTATCCTGCAAGCGTAAATATGATGACGGTCACAGGGGGGGACGATGACGATCAATCTTGACCGGGATGAGACCGTAAGGCTTGAAGGCGATGCCCGCGGCGCGATTATTGCCTGCCTTGCTGGTGTGCTCTGGATAACGCAGGAAGGAGACGCGACCGACCACCTTGTCGAAGCCGGCGGGCAGTTTACGGTGGAGCGCCAGGGGCTTGTGCTGGTTGAAGCGAGGCGCGATGCCCAGCTTGCCATCCGTGGGGTGCAGCTGTCGGAAGCAGCCGGGCCATCAGCCAACCGGCGGCGGTCGTTTTCGCCAGTGCACCGGGTGTCGATTCCCTCCGGGGTGTGAAAGTTCTCAAGAATGAGCCCATGTAGCCGATAAGGGAAAATAGGGTGCTATCCTGGTGTCCAGGGACCATGTTTTTCCGCTGGAAAAGGAAGGGCTGCATGATAAAGGGTAGATGGCTGTATGGAAGTGTTCTGATCCTGGCGATTGCCGGCGGCGGGGATTTTGCCGTTGCGAAGGAGCACGCCGCAGCGAAACAGGAACTGGACCCCGCGGTCGCTGCCGTAGTGAGGAAGCCATTGCCATACGCGGAGTATGTCAAGTTGGTCGCACGTCGGGGAATCGTCGCACATCGAAAGGGCAGGAGCAAAAGTCGGATGGCTAAAAACGCGAAACCGGCCCGGGCGGCAGTCGTCGCGGCGAAAGTGACTACGCCTGCTCCTGCGGCGAAACCGCCCGTCATTACTGTGCTGACGCCCCCTGCACCGGTGGTTGCCGAGCAAACTCCCGGCTGGCGGCCCAGCCCGGAGCAGCTTCGTGAGATCATCCGTTCCACACGGAATCTGGCGGGGGCGAATCTGCGGGGAATGAATCTGGCACGGCTCGATTTGCGAGGCGTTTCGCTGGTCGGTGCCGATCTGTACCATGCCGACCTGGGCGGGGCAATTCTTGACCGAGCCGATCTTCGTGGTGCAGCGCTGGAGATGGCTGACCTGCGGGGAACGAGTCTGCAAGGGGCTAATCTGGCAGGAGCCGGACTCTTCAAAACTAACCTGCAGAATGCAAATCTTGACGGTGCTGATTTGACGGGAGTTTATGCCGTCTGTGCCAATTTCCGCGGCGCGCGACTTGTAAATGCCAAGCTGTGGGGGAGTGTTTTTACCGAGGCGGTGCTTGATCGTCCGCTTCGTCAGGAAGGTACTGTTGTAGCAACCGGCGAGAGGAAAGAGCCTCCCGCACTTGTGAAAACGGCCGAGGGAGGCGGACAGGCCCCCGTGGGGCGAAAGGGTTGGTGGGTGCGACCGATCATGTTCTGATTCGCTCGCATGTGCCGTGAAATTTCAGGCCGGTTCCGTCCGTACGGAGCCGGCTTTTTTTTGACCATCAGGGCTGACCGGACAGATACTGGCGCGCATAGCCGACGTATGCTTCGGCTGACCGCTTGAGCCGTTCGATTTCTGCCGGAATGAGTTTCCGCCGATATCTGGCCGGAGCGCCGAGCCAGAGAGTGTGCGGCGGGACAACCGTTCCTTCGGTAACCAGCGATCCGGCACCGATGAGTGCGCCTTCGCCGATCACGGCGTAGTCCATCACCAGTGCCTGCATGCCGATAAATGCCCCGTTGCCGATGGCGCAGCCATGGAGGGTCACGTGGTGGCCGACTGTTACGTCATCGCCGATGATGAGTGGCGCACCCGGGACGTCAGGGCCATCCCGGTGAGTTACGTGCAATAGGCAAAGGTCCTGGATGTTAGTCCGACAGCCGATCCGGATGCTGTTGACATCCCCCCGGATCACCACGTTGTACCAGATGCTGCTATCCGGGCCGATGATCACATCGCCGATGACCGCTGCCGTCTCGGCGATAAAGACGCTCCGGTCTATCGAAGGGGTGTTTCCCTTAAAGGTACGGATCATAGCATTCCACCAATCCGCAGTGACAGCAGGGTGCCGACCGCCTG contains:
- the mfd gene encoding transcription-repair coupling factor — its product is MTVADSTLIRRLANALEDENARLALPGLKGSAAAYLLARLQAESRRTLLIVAPDSDRAGEIHAELQFFAGPVGEILYFPAWDTAPFEKASPHADITGQRLDTLRRLLDRRPSAVVTTVEALRQKVLPRTLFDRSSLYFLPGEESNRDELLTKLVTLGYLHVPLVEDRGTFAVRGGIVDIFPPGFDQPVRIEFFGDFVDTIRTFDPLSQRSLIPLEELLLLPSRELLLSPDVIQAAAPRLKQRCDDLEISPLARRELLEQLQSGLCPAGVEYLLPLFQPTLETLFDYAADTVKVLIDPEAITAAQQHFDNELETAAARAQDRGDLFPEPATLFLAAAETDDQLKRSRVVTIPHLALTITDRNEERIEITSADNADLKVGLSADSEGVLKPLVERFSAWLNERERLIIACHQRGQAQRLYELLAHYPIPLAISERSFAEERERDDGKIAIVIGGISRGFRLPAGKLIVVTEEELFGRRVKRRGISELRKKQLMTSLAELKPGDYMVHLDHGIGIYRGLVHLSFDTYASDFLLLEYAGADKLYLPIDRLNLVQRYVGAEGLEPKVDKLGGTSWEKSKARARIAVQEMAEELLKIYAARHVHEGHAFSLPDELYREFEASFAYEETSDQLAAIGDMLGDMTAPKPMDRLVCGDVGYGKTEVAMRGAFKAVMDGKQVAVLVPTTILAQQHLETFRARFAAYPVTIEMLSRFRTAKEQKAILEQVKKGTIDVIIGTHRLLQSDVTFKDLGLLIIDEEQRFGVTHKERLKKYRAVVDILTLTATPIPRTLYMSLMGIRDLSIIDTPPVDRLAVKSFVARAADELIREAVIRELRRGGQVFFVHNRVQSIMNWAEHLHRIVPEAKIAVAHGQMEEGELEKVMLGFMHGETNLLLCTTIIESGLDIPNANTLIVDRADTFGLAQLYQLRGRVGRSKQRAYAYFLIPGEGAISADARERLKVIQELTELGAGFRLATHDLEIRGAGDLLGAKQSGNIATVGFDLYTELLEEAVQRLKGEEPVEKIEPEINLRIPAFIPEDYVREPNQRLIIYKKLTQATAETEVDEVLEELVDRFGKLPLAASYLLEVMKLRVLFKNLLIRTAECDGRRLTFSFHQKTSVSPDAIIGLIRNNGKRYQFTPDYRLVAELADSSFEGILAEARNLLKRLV
- a CDS encoding PLP-dependent aminotransferase family protein, translating into MRMSSPSTVAKTPLYETVASRIAQSITEGTFRPGDKIPSVRTLSRQFQVSLTTVLEAYTLLEDRGLIDARPQSGYYVRARFPVVTPEPGISAPQLSPTGVSTGELAMLVLRDTRNPDLVPLGAAIPNPALLPVERLNRMLATESRRHGIASVSYEIPPGCEKLRVQIAQRMLTAGCAVSPDRLVTTSGCVEAVVLSLRAICRPGDTVAVESPVYYNFLQAIDLLDLRALEIPSHPRHGMSLDALRYALDHNPIRACMVIANFNNPLGSLMPDEYKKELVELLVARDIPLIEDDIYGDLSFAPNRPRMAKAYDRSGMVLLCSSFSKTLAPGYRVGWVAPGRFQTEIERLKGITNIATSTPPQLAVAEFLANGGYDHHVRRIRRVYARQMVQMAEAVGRTFPAGTRVTRPEGGFVLWVECPPTVDSLLLYEQALRAGITIAPGPIFSATGKYRNCIRLNAAYWDERVENAISTLGQLAAAMS
- a CDS encoding DUF2917 domain-containing protein produces the protein MTINLDRDETVRLEGDARGAIIACLAGVLWITQEGDATDHLVEAGGQFTVERQGLVLVEARRDAQLAIRGVQLSEAAGPSANRRRSFSPVHRVSIPSGV
- a CDS encoding pentapeptide repeat-containing protein yields the protein MAKNAKPARAAVVAAKVTTPAPAAKPPVITVLTPPAPVVAEQTPGWRPSPEQLREIIRSTRNLAGANLRGMNLARLDLRGVSLVGADLYHADLGGAILDRADLRGAALEMADLRGTSLQGANLAGAGLFKTNLQNANLDGADLTGVYAVCANFRGARLVNAKLWGSVFTEAVLDRPLRQEGTVVATGERKEPPALVKTAEGGGQAPVGRKGWWVRPIMF
- a CDS encoding gamma carbonic anhydrase family protein — translated: MIRTFKGNTPSIDRSVFIAETAAVIGDVIIGPDSSIWYNVVIRGDVNSIRIGCRTNIQDLCLLHVTHRDGPDVPGAPLIIGDDVTVGHHVTLHGCAIGNGAFIGMQALVMDYAVIGEGALIGAGSLVTEGTVVPPHTLWLGAPARYRRKLIPAEIERLKRSAEAYVGYARQYLSGQP